The Hydrogenophaga crocea genome contains a region encoding:
- a CDS encoding LysR substrate-binding domain-containing protein codes for MRPFIPSLQSLLAFESAARHLSFTRAAQELSVTQTAISHQIKALEDRLEIKLFTRKRNTLALTPAATEYLRSVSEAISMLAIASDNTRKKVVNTVLVIACLPAYAVHCLIPRLPDFQRRHPDITVHLSTSANFDEFDNNTHDVSIRYGSGRWSGMRADLLHGETFFPVCSPQLLESLGSEGSEAERLARFVRIRTYFYSLYQDDWPAWLDAAGHSHVRFAGESVFQLQLTSQAAAVEGMGLAIGRTPLIDRDLARGTLVAPFGTRVASSSSYFLASTAAKSKLRRVELFREWALANLSLPKADGASA; via the coding sequence ATGAGACCCTTCATTCCTTCCTTGCAGAGCCTGCTGGCATTCGAGTCCGCAGCGCGTCACCTGAGCTTCACGCGCGCCGCGCAAGAGCTGTCGGTCACGCAGACCGCCATCAGCCACCAGATCAAGGCTCTCGAGGACCGGCTGGAGATCAAGCTGTTCACCCGCAAGCGCAACACCCTGGCGCTCACCCCCGCGGCCACGGAGTACCTGCGCTCGGTGAGTGAAGCCATCAGCATGCTGGCCATCGCCAGCGACAACACGCGCAAGAAGGTGGTGAACACGGTGCTGGTCATCGCCTGCCTGCCGGCCTATGCGGTGCACTGCCTGATCCCGCGCCTGCCCGATTTCCAGCGCCGCCACCCGGACATCACGGTGCACCTGTCCACCAGCGCCAACTTCGACGAGTTCGACAACAACACGCACGACGTGTCGATCCGCTACGGCTCGGGCCGCTGGAGCGGCATGCGTGCGGACCTGCTGCACGGCGAGACCTTCTTCCCGGTCTGCTCCCCGCAGTTGCTGGAAAGCCTGGGCAGCGAGGGCAGCGAGGCGGAGCGGCTGGCCCGCTTCGTGCGGATCCGCACCTACTTCTACTCGCTTTACCAGGACGACTGGCCCGCCTGGCTCGATGCCGCGGGGCACAGCCACGTGCGTTTCGCGGGCGAGTCCGTGTTCCAGTTGCAGCTCACCTCGCAAGCTGCGGCCGTGGAAGGTATGGGCCTGGCCATCGGACGCACGCCGCTGATCGACCGCGACCTGGCCCGGGGCACCCTGGTGGCCCCCTTCGGCACACGCGTGGCGTCCAGTTCCAGCTACTTCCTCGCCTCGACCGCGGCCAAGTCCAAGCT